The following coding sequences are from one Calypte anna isolate BGI_N300 chromosome 18, bCalAnn1_v1.p, whole genome shotgun sequence window:
- the LOC103529192 gene encoding melanin-concentrating hormone receptor 1, whose protein sequence is MAPANSSRNFSAPEARNGSVAEKPVPYSNVIMPSLFSIICFLGIVGNLIVIYTIVKKKKLRCKQTVPDIFIFNLSIVDLLFLLGMPFLIHQLLGNGSWYFGAPLCTIITALDTNSQITSTNILTVMTLDRYLATVYPLKSTYVRTPCVAALVICLVWLLSFLTIIPVWMYAGLMPLEDGTVRCALLLPNPETDIYWFTLYQFMLAFAVPLIVICVVYFKILQHMATTVVPLPQRSLRVRTKKVTQMAVAICSAFFICWAPFYILQLVHLGIDTPSMAFFYAYNFAISLGYANSCLNPFLYIVLSENFKRQFLVAIRPAKEPCHNSSSVNNNSMTEASVCLKLAPESTQQTQFLEDFSSRSLPVTVAVH, encoded by the exons ATGGCTCCCGCAAACTCCTCCCGCAACTTCTCCGCACCGGAGGCTCGGAACGGCTCGG TAGCAGAGAAGCCAGTACCATACAGCAATGTGATCATGCCCAGTCTCTTCAGCATCATCTGTTTCCTGGGCATTGTGGGGAACCTCATTGTCATCTACACCATTGTCAAGAAGAAGAAGCTGAGGTGCAAACAGACCGTGCCTGATATTTTCATCTTCAACCTCTCCATTGTGgatctcctcttcctcttggGCATGCCTTTCCTCATCCATCAGCTCCTAGGTAACGGCTCATGGTACTTTGGAGCTCCCCTGTGTACCATCATCACTGCTCTGGACACCAACAGTCAGATCACCAGCACCAACATCCTTACAGTGATGACACTGGACCGTTACCTGGCGACTGTCTACCCTCTCAAATCTACCTATGTCAGGACCCCGTGTGTTGCAGCTCTAGTAATCTGCTTGGTGTGGCTCCTCTCCTTCCTGACCATCATTCCCGTGTGGATGTATGCAGGTCTTATGCCTCTGGAGGATGGGACAGTCCGCTGTGCTCTCTTGCTTCCCAACCCAGAGACTGATATCTACTGGTTCACACTCTATCAGTTCATGCTGGCATTTGCTGTGCCACTGATTGTGATCTGTGTGGTCTATTTTAAGATCCTCCAGCACATGGCTACCACTGTGGTCCCATTGCCCCAGAGGAGCCTTCGGGTACGTACCAAGAAAGTCACCCAAATGGCAGTTGccatctgctctgccttttttatttgctgGGCCCCCTTCTACATCCTCCAGCTGGTTCACCTTGGCATCGACACACCATCCATGGCCTTCTTCTATGCTTACAACTTTGCCATTAGCTTGGGTTATGCCAATAGTTGCCTCAACCCCTTCCTCTACATTGTCCTCAGCGAGAACTTCAAGCGCCAGTTCTTAGTGGCCATCCGCCCTGCAAAAGAGCCATGTCACAACAGCAGCTCTGTCAACAACAACAGCATGACAGAGGCCAGTGTTTGTCTAAAACTGGCACCAGAATCCACCCAACAGACTCAGTTTCTGGAGGACTTTTCCTCACGTTCACTGCCTGTGACTGTGGCTGTTCACTAG